Proteins encoded within one genomic window of Streptomyces sp. NBC_01314:
- the paaE gene encoding 1,2-phenylacetyl-CoA epoxidase subunit PaaE: MEGLKEEPTGGLRVEPGGPAGAAPPAASGAPASAGSVTPVVRPRTRRRPVFHALRVASVQPLCEDAVAVGFEIPAELAEEFAFAPGQSLTLRRDIDGRDERRSYSICSPDGSTPRIGVRVVPGGLFSSWLVNDVRPGDTVEVMGPTGFFTPDLAAPGHHVLIAAGSGITPMVSIAESVLAADARSTVTLFYGNRRSGTVMFADELADLKDLYPARFQLAHVLSREPREAEVLSGRLDADRLSTLVGSLVDVDTADHWWLCGPHGMVRDAQRVLAGLGVPIDRVHQELFHADDEPVRETRHEEAAAEGPVSEVTVTLDGRSTTAALSRERSILDGAQRTRPDLPFACKGGVCGTCRALVTDGKADMRRNFALEPAEIDAGYVLTCQSFPVSEALTVDYDT; encoded by the coding sequence ATGGAAGGCCTCAAGGAAGAACCGACGGGAGGCCTGCGGGTGGAGCCCGGGGGCCCGGCGGGTGCCGCGCCCCCGGCTGCTTCCGGCGCGCCTGCCTCGGCCGGTTCCGTCACCCCGGTGGTACGCCCCCGTACCCGCCGCCGTCCGGTCTTCCACGCCCTGCGGGTCGCCTCCGTGCAGCCGCTCTGCGAGGACGCCGTCGCCGTCGGGTTCGAGATTCCGGCGGAGCTGGCGGAGGAGTTCGCGTTCGCGCCCGGCCAGTCGTTGACGTTGCGGCGGGACATCGACGGACGCGACGAGCGGCGGTCGTACTCCATCTGCTCGCCGGACGGTTCGACGCCGCGGATCGGTGTGCGGGTCGTGCCGGGCGGGCTGTTCTCGTCGTGGCTCGTCAACGATGTACGGCCCGGCGACACCGTCGAGGTCATGGGCCCCACCGGGTTCTTCACCCCTGACCTCGCCGCCCCCGGCCACCACGTGCTCATCGCGGCGGGCTCCGGCATCACGCCCATGGTCTCCATCGCCGAGTCGGTACTGGCCGCCGACGCGCGTTCGACCGTGACCCTCTTCTACGGCAACCGCCGCAGCGGCACGGTGATGTTCGCCGACGAACTGGCCGACCTGAAGGACCTGTACCCGGCCCGCTTCCAGCTCGCCCACGTCCTGTCCCGCGAACCCCGCGAGGCCGAGGTGCTGTCGGGCCGCCTCGACGCAGATCGCCTCTCCACGCTCGTCGGCTCCCTGGTCGACGTCGACACGGCGGACCACTGGTGGCTGTGCGGCCCGCACGGCATGGTCCGCGACGCCCAGCGGGTCCTGGCCGGACTCGGGGTGCCGATCGACCGCGTCCACCAGGAGCTGTTCCACGCCGACGACGAGCCCGTACGCGAGACCCGGCACGAGGAGGCGGCGGCCGAGGGACCCGTCAGCGAGGTCACCGTCACCCTTGACGGCCGCTCCACCACCGCCGCGCTCTCCCGCGAGCGCAGCATCCTCGACGGCGCCCAACGCACGCGCCCCGACCTGCCCTTCGCCTGCAAGGGCGGTGTCTGCGGCACCTGCCGGGCCCTGGTCACCGACGGCAAGGCCGACATGCGCCGCAACTTCGCCCTCGAACCGGCCGAGATCGACGCGGGATATGTTCTGACCTGCCAGTCGTTCCCGGTCTCGGAAGCCTTGACGGTCGACTACGACACGTGA
- a CDS encoding lactonase family protein: MTTAARAADGRRQRRAYIGSFTSAGGLGVLVAAVDEESGALTVLGGADDVPDPSCLALSPDGDILYAVSERPDGAVAAYRVTGDKPELTGPPVAVGDGPTHLCLHAGHVLTADYGSGSVTAVPLRPDGTLAARASGTLRHAGSASGPSRPGQPHAHQVLPAPGDHRFLGVDLGTDSVRVCALENGVPVVRRETALRPGSGPRHLAFQPGETDGSYVYVLNELAPTVTVCRWNAPEGPLEALGETSVLPGAPEGDAYPSGVVVSPDGRFAWTATRGTDVLSVLAVEDAGLRLVTTVPCGGHWPRALTYAAGTLYVANERSGDVTWFTVDPDTGVPVRGGSIEAPAASCVVLDV; this comes from the coding sequence GTGACGACAGCGGCTCGGGCAGCGGACGGACGGCGGCAACGGCGGGCCTACATCGGGTCGTTCACGTCGGCGGGCGGCCTCGGCGTCCTCGTCGCCGCGGTGGACGAGGAGAGCGGCGCCCTGACCGTCCTCGGCGGCGCGGACGACGTCCCCGACCCGTCCTGCCTCGCTCTCTCCCCGGACGGGGACATTCTCTACGCGGTCAGCGAGCGGCCCGACGGAGCGGTGGCCGCCTATCGGGTGACGGGGGACAAGCCCGAGTTGACCGGGCCCCCGGTCGCGGTCGGCGACGGCCCCACGCACCTCTGTCTGCACGCCGGCCATGTACTGACCGCCGACTACGGCTCGGGCAGCGTCACCGCCGTCCCCCTGCGCCCCGACGGCACCCTCGCGGCCCGCGCGTCCGGCACGCTCCGGCATGCCGGATCGGCGTCCGGCCCAAGCCGCCCGGGACAGCCGCACGCCCACCAGGTACTGCCCGCCCCCGGTGATCACCGCTTCCTGGGGGTCGACCTGGGCACGGACTCGGTGCGGGTGTGCGCACTGGAGAACGGCGTCCCCGTCGTGCGCCGCGAGACGGCGCTGCGGCCGGGCTCGGGGCCGCGCCACCTCGCCTTCCAACCGGGCGAAACGGACGGATCGTACGTCTATGTGCTGAACGAACTCGCCCCCACGGTCACCGTGTGCCGCTGGAACGCCCCTGAGGGCCCACTGGAGGCGCTGGGAGAGACCTCGGTGCTTCCGGGAGCCCCAGAGGGCGACGCGTATCCCTCGGGCGTCGTCGTGTCCCCCGACGGCCGATTCGCGTGGACGGCCACCCGCGGCACGGACGTCCTCTCCGTGCTCGCCGTCGAGGACGCCGGACTGCGCCTGGTGACGACCGTGCCCTGCGGCGGCCACTGGCCGCGCGCCCTCACGTACGCGGCCGGGACGCTGTACGTGGCCAACGAACGTTCCGGCGACGTCACCTGGTTCACCGTCGACCCGGACACGGGCGTGCCGGTACGCGGCGGCTCGATCGAGGCACCCGCGGCCTCCTGCGTCGTCCTGGACGTCTGA
- a CDS encoding uracil-DNA glycosylase: MAPRPLYELVEAGWAKALEPAAERIAAMGDFLRAEIAAGRTYLPSGANVLRAFQQPFDDVRVLIVGQDPYPTPGMAVGLSFAVAPEVRSLPGSLENIFRELHSDLGLTRPSNGDLTPWTEQGVLLLNRALTTAPRKPAAHRGKGWEEVTEQAIRALAARGKPLVSILWGRDARNLRPLLGDLPAIESAHPSPMSADRGFFGSRPFSRANDLLVRQGAQPVEWRLP, from the coding sequence GTGGCACCACGACCCTTGTATGAACTTGTTGAAGCGGGCTGGGCGAAGGCTCTTGAACCTGCGGCCGAACGTATCGCTGCGATGGGCGACTTCCTCCGGGCCGAGATAGCGGCCGGCCGGACCTACCTTCCATCCGGAGCGAATGTCCTGCGGGCCTTCCAGCAGCCCTTCGACGACGTCCGCGTCCTGATCGTCGGTCAGGACCCCTACCCGACGCCGGGGATGGCCGTAGGACTGAGTTTCGCGGTGGCGCCCGAGGTGCGTTCGCTGCCGGGCAGTCTGGAGAACATCTTCCGGGAGTTGCACTCCGACTTGGGGCTGACCAGGCCGTCGAACGGGGATCTGACACCGTGGACCGAGCAGGGGGTGCTGCTGCTCAACAGGGCGCTCACCACGGCCCCGCGCAAGCCGGCCGCGCACCGGGGCAAGGGCTGGGAAGAGGTCACCGAGCAGGCGATCCGTGCGTTGGCGGCGCGTGGTAAGCCGCTGGTGTCCATTCTGTGGGGACGTGACGCGCGTAATCTGCGTCCGCTGCTGGGTGATCTTCCTGCCATCGAGTCGGCCCATCCGTCCCCCATGTCGGCGGACCGTGGTTTCTTCGGCTCGCGCCCGTTCAGCCGCGCCAACGACCTGTTGGTCCGCCAGGGCGCCCAGCCGGTCGAGTGGCGTCTGCCTTAG
- a CDS encoding FUSC family protein → MFMAPDPGLLRLRIALRAVLGIGLAVTVSELAGLSLTASITGGLTALLALFTVADPTVRGQAVTTALLPAAGFPVLALATLLHDVPMLRDAVWLAVIFCGVHARRWGPRGHALGIFAFMTFFVTQFLHAVPGQLPELYTAMTLSLAVASAVRFGGWRIERRFPPTAAPAPADGRGLARSTTRQAFQASAACAFAMAAGQVLSQERWYWAVGTAWWIFVNTTSRGETLVRGFRRVLGTVTGILVGLLVAVPLHGAPAPTAALVAVCVFGIFYTAAVSYSWMMLCVTVMAGLLYGLLGVLDPALLGLRLAQTGVGALGAALAVALILPVTTHAVTDRWVRRALRAVHGCTATAARRLAGDEAADPAPRVAELEALLGRVRLSVAPLVHPLNPLRPRKERARRILALLDDCAREARGLAAVAADPDASHDARLTAACRRVESAVEALVGAVPERPAPAHAGTPRPGHHPGAEQALAHLHGLERALADLAQPLRGSSLVQTLV, encoded by the coding sequence ATGTTCATGGCTCCGGACCCGGGGCTGCTGAGGCTGCGGATCGCGCTGCGGGCGGTGCTCGGCATCGGCCTCGCGGTGACCGTGTCGGAGCTGGCGGGGCTGTCGCTGACCGCCTCGATCACGGGCGGGCTCACGGCGCTCCTCGCACTGTTCACGGTCGCTGATCCGACAGTGCGCGGCCAGGCGGTCACCACCGCGCTGCTGCCCGCCGCGGGCTTCCCGGTCCTGGCCCTCGCGACGCTGCTGCACGACGTGCCGATGCTGCGCGACGCGGTCTGGCTCGCCGTGATCTTCTGCGGCGTCCACGCCCGCCGCTGGGGCCCACGCGGCCACGCGCTCGGCATCTTCGCGTTCATGACCTTCTTCGTCACCCAGTTCCTGCACGCCGTCCCCGGCCAACTGCCCGAGCTGTACACGGCGATGACCCTGTCGCTGGCCGTCGCCTCGGCCGTGCGCTTCGGCGGCTGGCGCATCGAGCGACGCTTCCCGCCGACGGCGGCCCCCGCCCCGGCCGACGGTCGCGGACTGGCCCGGTCCACCACCCGCCAGGCCTTCCAGGCGAGCGCCGCCTGTGCCTTCGCGATGGCCGCGGGCCAGGTCCTCTCGCAGGAACGCTGGTACTGGGCCGTCGGCACCGCATGGTGGATCTTCGTGAACACCACCTCGCGCGGCGAGACCCTGGTCCGCGGCTTCCGGCGCGTCCTCGGTACGGTCACCGGCATCCTCGTCGGCCTCCTGGTCGCCGTCCCCCTGCACGGCGCCCCGGCCCCCACCGCCGCACTGGTCGCCGTCTGCGTGTTCGGCATCTTCTACACGGCCGCCGTGTCGTACTCCTGGATGATGCTCTGCGTCACCGTCATGGCGGGCCTGCTCTACGGCCTCCTCGGCGTCCTGGATCCGGCGCTGCTCGGCCTCCGCCTGGCACAGACCGGGGTCGGCGCGCTCGGGGCCGCGCTCGCCGTGGCGCTGATCCTGCCGGTCACCACGCACGCCGTCACCGACCGGTGGGTGCGGCGGGCCCTGCGCGCGGTGCACGGCTGCACCGCGACAGCGGCCCGGCGCCTGGCGGGAGACGAGGCCGCGGACCCGGCACCGCGTGTGGCGGAGCTGGAGGCACTCCTCGGGCGCGTGCGGCTGTCTGTCGCGCCCCTGGTCCACCCGCTGAACCCGCTGCGCCCGCGCAAGGAACGGGCCCGCCGGATCCTCGCCCTGCTCGACGACTGCGCCCGGGAGGCCCGCGGGCTCGCCGCCGTCGCCGCAGACCCGGACGCCTCCCACGACGCCCGTCTCACCGCCGCCTGCCGCCGCGTCGAGTCGGCCGTCGAAGCGCTGGTCGGCGCCGTGCCCGAGCGACCCGCCCCGGCGCACGCCGGCACCCCGCGCCCCGGCCACCACCCCGGCGCGGAACAGGCCCTCGCGCACCTCCACGGTCTGGAACGCGCCCTCGCGGACCTCGCCCAGCCCCTGCGCGGCTCCTCCCTCGTACAGACTTTGGTCTAG
- a CDS encoding N-acetylglucosamine kinase: MTGGEPPVVLAVDSGGSGLRAVLARGTEALGEPVASGEPVRTGARGIDAGHLLERLLPMARRLLDDAGCGRPVAVAVGGAGFATLGEQVRAELPSALTRELGVRRVALVADAVAAYTGALGVRAGAVIAAGTGLIAIGTDLESWRRADGWGHLLGDCGGGAWIGRAGLEAALRAYDGRTGGSARLLARAEEVFGPMDGLPGRLYPRPDRPAVLASFAPEVAAHAEGDPVAADILREAARHMADAAVAVCPASGEPRVALTGGLFKLGGPLLVPLETELAKRLPHAPRVTAEGDPLVGAVRIAAALAGDGLALPYDERMLYVVAEK, translated from the coding sequence GTGACCGGCGGCGAGCCCCCCGTCGTGCTCGCCGTGGACTCCGGTGGCTCCGGACTGCGGGCGGTGCTGGCCCGGGGCACCGAGGCGCTGGGCGAGCCGGTCGCGTCCGGGGAGCCGGTGCGGACCGGTGCGCGCGGTATCGACGCCGGGCATCTGCTGGAGCGGTTGCTGCCGATGGCGCGGCGGTTGCTCGACGACGCCGGCTGCGGCCGTCCCGTCGCGGTGGCCGTCGGGGGCGCCGGGTTCGCGACGCTCGGCGAGCAGGTGCGCGCCGAGCTGCCGTCGGCACTGACGCGCGAGTTGGGGGTGCGGCGGGTCGCGCTGGTGGCCGACGCTGTCGCCGCGTACACCGGCGCCCTCGGTGTGCGGGCGGGCGCGGTGATCGCCGCCGGTACGGGGCTGATCGCGATCGGCACGGATCTGGAGAGCTGGCGTCGGGCGGACGGCTGGGGCCATCTGCTCGGGGACTGCGGCGGCGGGGCGTGGATCGGGCGGGCGGGGCTGGAGGCGGCGCTGCGGGCGTACGACGGGCGGACCGGTGGTTCGGCCCGGCTGCTGGCGCGCGCCGAGGAGGTGTTCGGCCCGATGGACGGGCTGCCCGGCAGGCTCTACCCGAGGCCGGACCGCCCGGCGGTCCTCGCGTCCTTCGCTCCCGAGGTGGCGGCCCACGCCGAGGGCGACCCGGTGGCGGCGGACATCCTGCGGGAGGCCGCCCGGCACATGGCCGACGCGGCGGTCGCCGTCTGCCCGGCCTCGGGCGAGCCCCGAGTGGCCCTGACCGGCGGCCTGTTCAAACTGGGCGGCCCGCTGCTCGTCCCCTTGGAGACCGAGTTGGCGAAGCGGCTGCCGCACGCGCCGCGGGTGACTGCGGAAGGGGATCCGCTGGTCGGTGCCGTGCGTATCGCGGCCGCGCTGGCGGGTGACGGACTCGCATTGCCGTACGACGAGCGGATGTTGTACGTGGTGGCCGAAAAATAG
- a CDS encoding DUF485 domain-containing protein produces the protein MDSRDLFPDQDPPEAAALYLSALDHEDDYSAVELRQAISRTHTVFGRPAELAELYRQSMQGADTSEHDVRTRRRSWAVRTARHLGLDDGRPVAVPAPAWATWDESVTASSEISPRMLMPTPSQQTDPEFHPDSRQTTALRELRAARRRPARVAAAVVAAQMAGVILANEAPGVMAIAWAGPLNVGLTLVLAQVAFTGWAVLWYARYAKSHLEPLVKRHRTLFPHLESHR, from the coding sequence ATGGATTCCCGCGATCTTTTTCCTGATCAGGACCCTCCCGAGGCTGCCGCGCTCTATCTCAGCGCTCTCGACCACGAAGACGATTACTCCGCCGTGGAGTTGCGGCAGGCGATCTCCCGCACCCATACGGTCTTCGGCCGACCGGCCGAACTCGCGGAGCTGTACCGGCAGTCCATGCAGGGGGCCGATACGTCCGAGCACGATGTCCGGACGAGACGAAGATCCTGGGCCGTTCGCACGGCCCGGCACCTGGGCCTGGACGACGGCCGGCCCGTCGCCGTCCCGGCTCCGGCGTGGGCGACCTGGGACGAGTCGGTCACGGCCTCGTCCGAGATATCCCCGCGCATGCTCATGCCGACCCCGTCCCAGCAGACGGACCCGGAGTTCCACCCCGACTCCAGGCAGACCACCGCGCTGCGTGAACTGCGTGCCGCGCGCCGCCGCCCGGCCCGGGTGGCCGCCGCCGTCGTCGCGGCCCAGATGGCCGGCGTGATCCTGGCCAACGAGGCACCCGGTGTGATGGCGATCGCCTGGGCCGGCCCACTCAACGTCGGACTCACGCTGGTCCTGGCGCAAGTGGCGTTCACCGGCTGGGCGGTCCTGTGGTACGCACGGTATGCGAAAAGCCATCTTGAGCCCCTGGTCAAGCGTCATCGCACGCTCTTCCCGCACCTGGAGAGCCACCGGTGA
- a CDS encoding cation acetate symporter, whose translation MNSVLALSDSGGAFPLLTVFGLCVVCTLLLSIGSILPEKHELSGFYLGQRRLPSFVNGLAIFGSYMSAAGMLGNPGLIALTGYDGIAYVLAPMVAWSVLVLVVAEPYHSTSRFTIGDSLALRLQARPAHLAAGITSVVVCLLYLTAQLVGAGALAATVLGIDGDGAQRVVVAGLGLLMVLYVVIGGMRAATLVQSIKAVVLLATGLFVVLAVLSEFDWSPARLLDAAVLHSGLGGSFLEPGIRFHDRTNKIDSVSLQLAFVLGAAALPHVLMRIGTVSSGRRARKSAGWAACLVIVFTLFEVVTGLGSAALIGSQTIKENAASGNTAVLLTAERLGGPFLLTVIACVAFVTIVAVVAALTLTAAAALAHDVYGATIMRGRASEKSELVVARLGVGLIGVAAIALSMLAQHLNIAFLVSLAFAIAASAILPALLFNLWWKGFTTKGAVWSMYGGLLVALLLTALSPAVSGNATALLPDMDFAVFPLRNPGLISIPVGFLLAWTGSVLDRRERGGADYTETEIRVLTGTGTGRHDG comes from the coding sequence GTGAACTCCGTCCTCGCACTCTCCGACTCCGGTGGCGCTTTCCCCCTTCTCACCGTTTTCGGCCTCTGTGTCGTCTGTACCCTGCTCCTTTCGATCGGGTCGATCCTCCCCGAGAAGCACGAACTGAGCGGCTTCTACCTCGGTCAGCGGCGACTGCCGTCCTTCGTCAACGGGCTGGCCATCTTCGGCAGTTACATGTCCGCGGCAGGCATGCTGGGCAATCCCGGTCTGATCGCCCTCACCGGCTACGACGGGATCGCCTACGTGCTGGCGCCGATGGTCGCCTGGTCCGTACTGGTGCTGGTGGTCGCCGAGCCCTATCACAGCACCTCACGGTTCACCATCGGCGACTCCCTCGCCCTGCGGCTGCAGGCCCGACCCGCTCACCTGGCGGCAGGCATCACGAGCGTGGTCGTCTGCCTGCTGTACCTGACCGCCCAGCTCGTCGGTGCCGGAGCGCTCGCGGCGACAGTCCTGGGCATCGACGGAGACGGCGCCCAGCGGGTCGTTGTGGCCGGCCTCGGTCTTCTGATGGTCCTTTACGTCGTCATCGGCGGCATGCGTGCCGCGACCCTGGTCCAGAGCATCAAAGCCGTAGTACTGCTCGCCACAGGTCTGTTCGTCGTACTGGCGGTTCTGTCGGAGTTCGACTGGAGCCCGGCACGCCTGCTGGATGCCGCCGTCCTTCACAGCGGCCTGGGTGGCTCCTTCCTGGAACCCGGCATCCGCTTCCACGACCGCACCAACAAGATCGACTCGGTCAGTCTGCAACTGGCGTTCGTGCTGGGAGCGGCCGCACTACCGCACGTCCTGATGCGTATCGGAACGGTCTCCAGCGGACGCAGAGCCCGCAAGTCGGCAGGGTGGGCGGCCTGCCTGGTCATCGTCTTCACTCTGTTCGAGGTGGTGACGGGCCTGGGCTCCGCGGCGCTGATCGGCTCGCAGACCATCAAGGAGAATGCCGCCTCCGGCAACACGGCCGTACTCCTGACAGCCGAGCGCCTGGGCGGGCCCTTCCTGCTCACCGTGATCGCCTGCGTCGCGTTCGTCACGATCGTGGCTGTCGTCGCCGCTCTCACCCTCACCGCGGCTGCGGCCCTGGCCCACGACGTCTACGGTGCGACGATCATGCGGGGCAGAGCGTCCGAGAAGAGCGAACTCGTCGTGGCGCGGCTGGGCGTCGGGCTGATCGGTGTGGCGGCGATCGCCCTTTCCATGCTCGCCCAGCATCTCAACATCGCCTTCCTGGTCAGCCTCGCGTTCGCCATCGCGGCCTCCGCGATCCTGCCCGCGCTGCTGTTCAACCTGTGGTGGAAGGGTTTCACGACCAAGGGAGCGGTCTGGAGCATGTACGGCGGCCTGCTTGTCGCCCTACTGCTCACGGCACTGTCCCCAGCTGTCTCAGGGAACGCGACGGCACTGCTGCCTGACATGGACTTCGCGGTGTTTCCCTTGAGGAACCCCGGTCTCATCTCCATTCCTGTGGGGTTCCTGCTCGCCTGGACCGGCTCGGTACTCGACCGGCGTGAGCGGGGCGGGGCGGACTACACGGAAACCGAAATCCGCGTTCTCACCGGAACAGGCACCGGCCGTCACGACGGCTGA
- a CDS encoding sirohydrochlorin chelatase has protein sequence MSSPTGPASGLPVRMPRPRQPGRHRRPEPLAAPEGAPALVLAVPGKPSAATRSLAEEVVSIARSELPGLDARIGYVDGGADEFPTLQSVLTRAAEERTARYEQARAAGLDVKRPEGLVAVVVPMLAGPDSATLRQVRQAVMESRIAAELTDVLGPHPLLAEALHVRLSEAGLARADRARLFTVATAADGIVLATVGGEEAVQAAGITGMLLAARLAVPVMAAALDQEGSITSVAEQLRSSGSQQLALAPYLIGPEIDAGLLDAAAKEAGCSAAEALGPYPAIGKLALGKYTTALGIAPQQPQGLPVR, from the coding sequence ATGAGCTCCCCCACTGGGCCCGCGTCCGGCCTGCCAGTACGAATGCCGCGACCCCGCCAGCCCGGGCGGCACCGCCGTCCGGAGCCCCTGGCGGCTCCCGAGGGCGCGCCCGCGCTCGTCCTCGCGGTGCCCGGCAAGCCCAGCGCCGCCACGCGCAGCCTCGCCGAGGAGGTCGTGAGCATCGCGCGCTCCGAGCTGCCCGGCCTCGACGCCCGCATCGGCTACGTCGACGGTGGAGCCGACGAGTTCCCCACACTGCAGTCGGTGCTCACGCGCGCCGCCGAGGAGCGCACCGCCCGTTACGAGCAGGCGCGCGCCGCCGGCCTGGACGTCAAGCGGCCCGAAGGCCTCGTCGCCGTCGTCGTGCCCATGCTGGCCGGTCCGGACAGCGCCACGTTGCGCCAGGTCCGCCAGGCCGTCATGGAGAGCCGGATCGCGGCCGAGCTGACCGATGTCCTCGGCCCGCACCCGCTGCTCGCCGAGGCGCTGCACGTGCGCCTGTCCGAGGCCGGTCTGGCGCGTGCCGACCGGGCCCGGCTGTTCACCGTCGCCACCGCCGCGGACGGCATCGTCCTCGCCACCGTGGGCGGCGAGGAGGCCGTGCAGGCGGCCGGGATCACGGGCATGCTGCTGGCCGCGCGGCTCGCCGTGCCGGTGATGGCCGCCGCGCTCGACCAGGAGGGATCGATCACCTCCGTGGCCGAGCAGCTGCGCTCCTCGGGCTCGCAGCAGCTGGCGCTCGCGCCGTACCTGATAGGGCCGGAGATCGACGCCGGTCTGCTCGACGCCGCCGCGAAGGAGGCGGGCTGCTCCGCCGCCGAGGCGCTCGGCCCCTACCCGGCGATCGGCAAGCTGGCGCTCGGCAAGTACACCACCGCGCTCGGCATCGCGCCGCAGCAGCCGCAGGGCCTGCCGGTGCGCTGA
- a CDS encoding Lrp/AsnC family transcriptional regulator — MAVDELDTRILRLLLDQPRTSVREYARILGVARGTLQARLDRLERDGVITGTSPSLSPAALGHPVLAFVHIEVTQGHLDDVGDALAAVPEIIEAFSITGGGDLLTRVVARDNAHLEDVIQVLISLPGVVRTRTEVALRERVPYRLSPLVQSVGRAAQK, encoded by the coding sequence ATGGCCGTGGACGAGCTCGACACCCGCATTCTGCGGCTGCTCCTGGACCAGCCGCGCACCAGCGTGCGGGAGTACGCCCGCATCCTCGGCGTCGCCCGGGGCACCCTCCAGGCCCGCCTCGACCGGCTGGAACGGGACGGTGTGATCACCGGCACGAGCCCTTCGCTCTCCCCCGCCGCGCTCGGCCACCCGGTGCTCGCCTTCGTGCACATCGAGGTGACCCAGGGGCACCTCGACGACGTGGGGGACGCGCTGGCGGCCGTACCGGAGATCATCGAGGCGTTCTCGATCACGGGCGGCGGCGATCTTCTGACCCGGGTCGTGGCCCGGGACAACGCGCATCTGGAGGACGTGATCCAGGTGCTCATCAGCCTGCCGGGCGTCGTGCGCACGCGCACCGAGGTGGCCCTGCGGGAGCGGGTGCCCTACCGGCTGTCGCCGTTGGTGCAGTCGGTCGGCCGCGCGGCGCAGAAGTGA
- a CDS encoding zinc ribbon domain-containing protein — protein sequence MFQTGTLEDTELSEDHEAAVTATTAPATTAPAKPNTPADRGELFFQRCLWCGTPAYRRSFCRACGAMAFQRERSEGAGVVVRRHGQVPHNTWFVAMNEGFNLLCQATGTALVAVGSRVSVVRTVAPLGQGLPVVEPTRPPTSERRW from the coding sequence ATGTTCCAGACAGGCACCCTTGAAGACACCGAACTCAGCGAAGACCACGAAGCGGCTGTCACCGCCACGACCGCGCCCGCCACGACCGCGCCCGCCAAGCCGAACACACCGGCGGACCGCGGCGAGTTGTTCTTCCAGCGCTGCCTCTGGTGCGGCACTCCGGCCTACCGCCGCTCGTTCTGCCGTGCCTGCGGGGCCATGGCCTTCCAACGGGAACGCAGCGAGGGCGCCGGGGTTGTCGTCCGCCGCCACGGCCAGGTCCCGCACAACACGTGGTTCGTCGCGATGAACGAGGGCTTCAACCTGCTCTGCCAGGCCACCGGCACGGCGTTGGTCGCGGTCGGGTCGAGGGTGAGTGTCGTACGGACTGTCGCTCCCCTCGGTCAGGGACTTCCCGTCGTCGAACCCACCCGCCCGCCGACTTCGGAGCGTCGGTGGTGA